One Carassius carassius chromosome 28, fCarCar2.1, whole genome shotgun sequence genomic window carries:
- the LOC132107684 gene encoding T-lymphocyte activation antigen CD80-like, protein MLRQRASLLSVSVSAVHTSTSMSLQLHCLYTHSLVLVVTLLLLTATSGDSDAVENITAVLGHSVTFKCPSKRSTPVEGLYIQRVKNYKVEFVDGFYRSRLMDVLPEYRDRTKVNEMELSVEMRNISVSDEGLYQCVVLINNKPEISEILLKVTAEYIIPTIMMTDCSELQLELELERDGASTGMSCQLNCSAAGGYPQSFVRWAGLNPSLTSIVYNGNSVDNESKTWTINQTIVYNCYQPTNISCAIGGAVSDKITICNSITDSNVVAESQFCIQ, encoded by the exons TGCTCTCTGTAAGTGTTTCTGCCGTTCACACATCCACCAGCATGAGTTTACAGCTGCACTGCTTATACACTCACAG cttGGTCTTGGTCGTGACCTTGCTACTGTTAACAGCTACATCTG gtgaCAGTGATGCAGTGGAGAACATCACGGCTGTTTTGGGTCACAGCGTTACATTCAAATGTCCTTCGAAACGCAGCACTCCTGTAGAAGGCTTGTACATACAGAGAGTTAAAAATTATAAAGTAGAGTTCGTCGACGGGTTTTATAGAAGCCGTCTGATGGATGTGTTGCCTGAGTACCGGGACAGAACCAAAGTGAATGAAATGGAGCTCAGTGTGGAGATGAGAAACATCTCTGTCTCTGATGAAGGATTGTATCAATGTGTTGTTCTCATCAACAACAAACCTGAAATCTCAGAGATTCTCCTCAAAGTCACAG CCGAGTACATTATTCCCACAATCATGATGACAGACTGCAGTGAActtcaacttgaacttgaacttgaacgcGACGGTGCCAGCACAGGAATGAGCTGTCAGTTGAACTGCTCGGCAGCGGGCGGATACCCACAAAGCTTCGTCAGATGGGCCGGGCTTAATCCAAGCCTGACGAGCATAGTCTACAACGGTAATTCAGTAGATAACGAGTCCAAAACTTGGACCATCAACCAAACCATTGTGTACAACTGTTACCAGCCCACTAATATCAGCTGTGCCATAGGGGGCGCTGTTTCAGACAAAATCACCATATGTAACTCCATAACTGACTCAAATGTTGTTGCTGAATCTCAGTTTTGCATACAATGA